The region GCGACACTTGCGTGCGCTGCTCGGCGAAATCCTTGTAGTGGACGGCGATCGAGGTCAGCACCTGATGCGTGCGGCCCGACAGCTGCTCCAGCATGGCCACGGCCTCAAGGCGGTCGGCCGGCTTGCCGAGGATGACGCCGTCGATGGTGACGGTGGTGTCGGCGGCCAGCACGGGGCGCGCGATCAGGTGGCGGCGGCGCACGAGGTCCCACGCGAAGGCGGCTTTTTCATTCGCCACGCGCGCCACGTAATCGAGCGCCGACTCGCCGGCGAGGACTTCCTCGGTGACGTCGGCGCCGCGCGGGCCATCGCTGCGCAGCAGCAGCAATTCGAAATCGATGCCGATCTGGCGCAGCAATTCGCGCCGGCGCGGACTTTTGGACGCCAGATAGATCTTGTTGTCAGCCGGTTTCATGGAGTGGTCAGACGCGGTGATAGGGATGGTTTTGCGTGATCGACCAGGCGCGGTACAGCTGTTCGGCGAGGATGACGCGCACCACGCCATGCGGCAGAGTCATGCTGGAGATGCGCAGCATGCCTTCTGCACGTGCCTTGAGTTGCGGATCGAGGCCGTCGGCACCGCCGATCAAAAAGGCGGTGTCGCGGCCATCCTGCTGCCAGGCCATCAATTGCTGCGACAGGCCGACGCTGGTCAGGTCCTTGCCGCGTTCGTCGAGGGCGATGATGCGCACGCCCTTGGGCAGGACGGCTTCGATGCGTTCGCGTTCCAGCGCCATCGCCGTGGCGGCGGTCTTGCTGCCGGAACGTTCCACCGGCTTGATTTCCTTCAGCACGATGCGCAGTTCCGGCGGCATGCGCTTCGCGTATTCCGCGAAGCCCGTCTCTATCCAGGCCGGCATTTTATGGCCGACCGCAGCGATGATGAGCTGCATCGAGGCTTACGCTTCGACTTTTTTGATACGCTTGATCACGGTTTTTGCCGGTGCCGCATCGGCTGCCGGTTTGGCCGCGCGTGGCGCACGTACTTTTTTCTCCGGCAGCGCTTTCAATGCCTTGACTGCAGCCGCTTCGGTCTTGGTTGGCGCGACTTTCACGGTCTTGCCGACGGCCTTGGAGGTGGTGGCTTTCTTCGCCGGGGCTTTCTTGGCGGCGGTGGTGGCCGCGGCTTTCTTGGCAGGCGCCTTTTTCTCGATCACGGGCGTCGCTTCCACATTGGCCTTGCTTGCCGCCAGATGGCCGCTGACCTTCTTCGGTTCGTCGCTGGCGGCTTTTTTCGGCGCGCGCTTGGCGGCGCCGAGCTTGACCGGCGTGTCGCCCCAGATTTCTTCCAGGCGGTAGTAGGCGCGGATAGGCGCTTGCATGATGTGGACGATCATGTCGCCCAGGTCGACCAGTACCCATTCACCGGTGTCCTCGCCTTCCATGCCGATGATGTCGCCGCCGGCGTCCTTGACCTTGTTGCGTACCGAGGCGGCCAGCGCCTTGGTTTGACGGTTCGAGGTACCGGAGACGATCGCGATGCGGTCGAACAGGCTGGTCAGGTGACTCGTTTCGAAGACGGCGATGTCTTGGCCTTTGACGTCTTCAAGGGCGTCAACGACGAGGGTTTGCAGTTTTTTGATGTCCATTTAGCTTTTGTATAAATTATGTTGTTCAATATAGTCTAGCACTAGCGGAGAAACAAGCGAGTTTGCCCGGTTCCCCCGTTGTAATGCCGCACGTATTTCGGTGGCGGAGATATCCACCGCGAAGTCCTGTGCCAGATAAGTCAGACCGTGCGGCGTGTTGCGGATGCTTTCCAGGGTGCCCAGGCGGCGCGAAAATTCGTCGGCGACCACCTGCGGCACTGCTGTGTCATTCAGCGCGAAGCCGGGGCGGGCCGCGACGCAGATATGCGCGTATTCAAATAATTGCTGCCATTCGCGCCATGTCGCGAGCCGCTGCAGCTGGTCGGCGCCCATCAGGAAAACGATGGAAGCGCGCGGCCCCAGCTCGGCGCGTACCTGGCGCAAGGTATCGATGGTGTAGCTGGCCTTGCCATGCTCGCTACGCTCGATTTCCTGGCGGTCGATCACCACCGGCAAGGGCAGGCCGCTGAAGGCCAGGCCCGCCATTTCGGCCCGCTGCTGCCCGCTGGCGCCCAGCCTGCCCTTTTGCCAGGGCGCGCCGGCCGGAATCACGCGCAGTTCATCGGCGTGCAGCAGGCTGGAAAAATGCGTGCCCAGCGCGACGTGGCCGATATGTACCGGATCGTAGCTGCCACCGAGTAGCGCCACGCATGGGGTATTGCGCGCCGTACTGCTTACCGTGCCATTTTCCGTCACGCCTGCAGCCAGTCGCGGTGCACGAGGAAGTCAGTATACAGCGCCGCTTCGGGACTGCCTGCTTCCGGGTGCCAGTCGTAGCGCCACTTGACCACGGGCGGCATCGACATCAGGATCGCCTCGGTACGTCCGCCCGATTGCAGCCCGAACAGGGTGCCGCGGTCGAAGACCAGGTTGAACTCCACATAGCGTCCGCGCCGGTAGCACTGGAAATCGCGTTCGCGCTCGCCGTAGGGCGTGTCCTTGCGGCGCGCGAGGATAGGCACATAGGCGTTGACGAAGGCGTCGCCGGCGCTGCGCATCATCGCAAAGCTGTCGTCAAAGCCCAGGGCGTTGAAGTCGTCGAAGAAGATACCGCCGGCGCCGCGCGCTTCGCGCCGGTGCTTCAGGTAGAAATAATCGTCGCACCACTGCTTGAACTTCGGATGCAGCTCCGCGCCGAACGGCGCCAGCGCATCATGGCACACCTGGTGGAAGTGCTTTACGTCGCCCGCGTCGCCATAATACGGCGTCAGGTCCATGCCGCCGCCGAACCACCATACGGGTTCGCCATCGGCGTTGACGGTGCTGAAAAACCGCACATTCATGTGCACCGTGGGCGCATACGGGTTACGCGGATGCAGTACCAGCGACACGCCCATCGCTTCCCACGCCTTGCCGCCCAGTTCAGGACGCGCGGCCGCTGCCGATGGCGGCAGTGCGGCACCGGTGACGTGCGAAAAATTCACGCCGCCCCGCTCGAACACATTGCCTTCCTCGATCAGCCGCGAAATGCCGCCGCCGCCCTCGGGGCGCTGCCAGGCATCGGTCAGGAACGGCTTGCCGTCCTGCGCTTCAAGCGCCTGCACGATACGGTTTTGCAAATCGAGCAAATAGGCTTTGACGGCCGAAGGGGAGGGAGTTGACGACATCGCGTGGGCCGACGAGGCCGAAATAAAAAATTAAGGACGGATTGTACCCTGTTACGCGTTTTTGTGATAGGCCGGCGCTTGCGCTGTGGTTTAGGGAGCCGGCGGCGCCGCGTCGTCCTGCACCACCGTGATGGACAACTGCGCTTCGGCGCCGGGCATGCGGGCGCTCTCCACGGCCTGCGCGGCGCGCGGCTGCAAGTCGCCGCGTTCGACGGCGCTCCCTGCACTGCCAGGGCCGGGATGCGTGGCGGCCCGGCCGGCGACGATGCTCCGGCCGGCAAACGCGAGCACCAGCAGCAACAGCGCGGCCAGCAGCCAGGTCCCCGGGCGCGCGTGGGCGGGACGCTCGCGGCGCGCCTGGCGCACGGCGCCATCGACGATGATGCGCGCCAGTTCCGAACCGTGCCGGCGCGTGCGCAGGGCCTCGAATTGTGGCTGCGTCAAGGTGCCTTGGCCGAGCATCTCGCGCAGGGCGGCGATCGGCGAGGCGAGCAGGCGGTCGGCTGGCAAGCTGGCGTGGGCGGCATCGCGCTGCCACTGGTCGATCAGATTTTCGTCATACAGGGTGTCGACGGCATGGCGGTTGAGCAGCTGCAACGCGGCGGCGGCCAGCTGCTGGCGTTCCTGCAGGGCCGCGCCGCCATGCTGGCGCGGCAAATCGCGCACGCGCGGCAGGAAGGCGTCCTGCGGCAGCAGATCCGTGTGCAGCAGCCATGCCAGGGTGTCGGCAAGACCCGCATCGGGTGCCAGCCGCGGCATGTCGACATCGTCTTCCTCGTCCAGCGCGAGGATCTCCAGTTCGGCCATGGCCTCGTCGAACTCGGTGGCGGTGATCAGGCCGAGCTGGCGCAGTGCGGCAAGGGAGGGATGGGCGTGGGCTGTCATGGGCGGCAAACTTGTCAGGGAGGCAGCATGGTAGCGCAATGCCCATTTTTCCGACGCGCGAAAAACAACAGGGCCGGGGCGGAGAAGTTCCGCGCCGGCCCTGCCGTGTGCCACAACGGGGTGGATCAGTGTTTCAGGCCGCGCCAGCCGATGTCGCGGCGGTACTGCGCGCCGTCGAAGTGGATTTTTTCCACGGTTTCATACGCCTGCTTCTGCGCCATCTTGATGCTGTCGCCGAGGCCCACCACGCACAGCACGCGGCCGCCGTTGGTGACCAGGCGCTCGCCCTCGATGCGGGTGCCCGCATGGAAGGTGACGGAGTCGGGCGTTTCAGCCGGGATGTCGCCGATCGGCGTGCCTTTGACGGGATCGTCCGGATAGCCGGCAGCGGCCATGACGACGCCGACGGCCGTGCGGCGGTCCCATTCCAGTTCCACGGCGTCGAGCGTGCCGTTGACGGCGTGTTCCATGACGGTGACCAGGTCGGTCTTCAGGCGCGCCATGATGGGCTGCGTTTCCGGGTCGCCCATGCGGCAGTTGAATTCCAGCGTCTTTGGCGTGCCCTTGTCGTCGATCATCAGGCCGGCGTACAAAAAGCCCGTGAACGTGATGCCGTCCTTGGCCATGCCCTGGATGGTCGGATTGATGATTTCGCGCATGACGCGCGCATGCATGGCCGGCGTGACGATGGGCGCCGGCGAATATGCGCCCATGCCGCCCGTGTTCGGGCCCTGGTCGTTATCCTTCAGGCGCTTGTGGTCCTGGCTGGTGGCCAGCGGCAGGATGTTCTTGCCGTCGCACATGACGATGAAGCTCGCTTCCTCGCCGGCGAGGAATTCCTCGATGACGATGCGCGCGCCGGCGTCGCCGAACTGGTTGTCTGCCAGCATCATGTCAACCGCCTGGTGCGCCTCTTCCAGGGTCATGGCAACAACCACGCCCTTGCCGGCGGCCAGGCCGTCGGCCTTGATGACGATCGGTGCGCCCATGGCGTCGATGTAGGCATGCGCGGGGGCGACGTCGGAGAAGGTCTGGTAGGCGGCCGTCGGGATGCCGTGGCGCTGCATGAAGGCCTTGGCGAAGTCCTTCGACGATTCTAGCTGCGCCGCTTCTTTCGTGGGGCCGAAGATTTTCAGGCCGCGCGAGCGGAACAGGTTGACGATGCCCGCCGCCAGCGGCACTTCCGGGCCGACGACGGTCAGGCCGATGTGTTCCTGTTGAACGAAGTCGGCCAGCAATTGCGGGTCGCTGATGTCGAGATTGACCAGGCGCGCATCGCGCGCGGTGCCGCCATTGCCCGGCGCGACATACACCATCTGTATGCGTTCGGACTGGGCCAGTTTCCAGGCCAGGGCGTGTTCGCGGCCGCCAGAGCCGACTACCAGAATTTTCATAGGGACCGTTCGTTCAGTGTGGGTTGCAGGGCGGCGGTACCGCCCTTCAGGTTGTTGCTTAGTTTTCGATCAGGGCGTTGGTGAAGACTTCCTGCACGTCGTCCAGCAGTTCCAGCGCATCGATCAGCTTTTGCATCTTGACGGCGTCGTCGCCCGTGTAGACGGTTTCCGTCGCCGGCTTCATGATGACTTCGGCCACTTCCGCCTTGAAGCCGGCCGCTTCCAGCGCTTCCTTGACGGTGGCGAAATCGTGCACGGGGGTCAGCACTTCGAAGCCGCCTTCCTCGTCGGCGATGACGTCTTCGGCGCCCGCTTCCAGGGCCGCTTCCATCAGCTTGTCTTCATC is a window of Janthinobacterium sp. 1_2014MBL_MicDiv DNA encoding:
- a CDS encoding Maf family protein, whose protein sequence is MKPADNKIYLASKSPRRRELLRQIGIDFELLLLRSDGPRGADVTEEVLAGESALDYVARVANEKAAFAWDLVRRRHLIARPVLAADTTVTIDGVILGKPADRLEAVAMLEQLSGRTHQVLTSIAVHYKDFAEQRTQVSQVRFGVLSPASIAAYCATPEPYDKAGAYGIQGSAALFVEHIEGSHSGIMGLPLYETAQLLRLAGLPLP
- the rlmH gene encoding 23S rRNA (pseudouridine(1915)-N(3))-methyltransferase RlmH; protein product: MQLIIAAVGHKMPAWIETGFAEYAKRMPPELRIVLKEIKPVERSGSKTAATAMALERERIEAVLPKGVRIIALDERGKDLTSVGLSQQLMAWQQDGRDTAFLIGGADGLDPQLKARAEGMLRISSMTLPHGVVRVILAEQLYRAWSITQNHPYHRV
- the rsfS gene encoding ribosome silencing factor; translation: MDIKKLQTLVVDALEDVKGQDIAVFETSHLTSLFDRIAIVSGTSNRQTKALAASVRNKVKDAGGDIIGMEGEDTGEWVLVDLGDMIVHIMQAPIRAYYRLEEIWGDTPVKLGAAKRAPKKAASDEPKKVSGHLAASKANVEATPVIEKKAPAKKAAATTAAKKAPAKKATTSKAVGKTVKVAPTKTEAAAVKALKALPEKKVRAPRAAKPAADAAPAKTVIKRIKKVEA
- the nadD gene encoding nicotinate (nicotinamide) nucleotide adenylyltransferase, with the translated sequence MTENGTVSSTARNTPCVALLGGSYDPVHIGHVALGTHFSSLLHADELRVIPAGAPWQKGRLGASGQQRAEMAGLAFSGLPLPVVIDRQEIERSEHGKASYTIDTLRQVRAELGPRASIVFLMGADQLQRLATWREWQQLFEYAHICVAARPGFALNDTAVPQVVADEFSRRLGTLESIRNTPHGLTYLAQDFAVDISATEIRAALQRGNRANSLVSPLVLDYIEQHNLYKS
- the hemF gene encoding oxygen-dependent coproporphyrinogen oxidase — protein: MSSTPSPSAVKAYLLDLQNRIVQALEAQDGKPFLTDAWQRPEGGGGISRLIEEGNVFERGGVNFSHVTGAALPPSAAAARPELGGKAWEAMGVSLVLHPRNPYAPTVHMNVRFFSTVNADGEPVWWFGGGMDLTPYYGDAGDVKHFHQVCHDALAPFGAELHPKFKQWCDDYFYLKHRREARGAGGIFFDDFNALGFDDSFAMMRSAGDAFVNAYVPILARRKDTPYGERERDFQCYRRGRYVEFNLVFDRGTLFGLQSGGRTEAILMSMPPVVKWRYDWHPEAGSPEAALYTDFLVHRDWLQA
- the purD gene encoding phosphoribosylamine--glycine ligase, which translates into the protein MKILVVGSGGREHALAWKLAQSERIQMVYVAPGNGGTARDARLVNLDISDPQLLADFVQQEHIGLTVVGPEVPLAAGIVNLFRSRGLKIFGPTKEAAQLESSKDFAKAFMQRHGIPTAAYQTFSDVAPAHAYIDAMGAPIVIKADGLAAGKGVVVAMTLEEAHQAVDMMLADNQFGDAGARIVIEEFLAGEEASFIVMCDGKNILPLATSQDHKRLKDNDQGPNTGGMGAYSPAPIVTPAMHARVMREIINPTIQGMAKDGITFTGFLYAGLMIDDKGTPKTLEFNCRMGDPETQPIMARLKTDLVTVMEHAVNGTLDAVELEWDRRTAVGVVMAAAGYPDDPVKGTPIGDIPAETPDSVTFHAGTRIEGERLVTNGGRVLCVVGLGDSIKMAQKQAYETVEKIHFDGAQYRRDIGWRGLKH